The DNA sequence GGTGATGTCCGTACGGCATCCAGACCAAAATAGATCAAAATGATGATTTTCGACGGAGTTATTTACCGTCTGCTGTGGAGGGCTCTGCAGGGAGCCCTCCCGCAGCCGGTGAATAACTCCGGTTAGGCTATACGGGGGTGCTGTCACCCCCGGAACCGTTAAAAACACGGAGCATCGCGCAGCGATGCCACCCGGTTTTTCAGGCTTGTGTCACCCGTAATCAAGGAACCTGAACCGTTCGTCAGTCCATTTGTCGCCGGGTGGCACGCCTTTCAGGGTGCTGTAAAATATGGGGATTCCAGACCGGGGGTGTCGCTGCGCTCGACCCCCGGCTAATTTCTTTGAACCCTGCGGGTTCTAGGAGGTGAAGATGAGGGCATGCCACGCGCACTCCAGAGAGCGGTTCGTCTTGCTGCATCCCTTTTTTCTCTGCGCTCTTCCCGTCACTGCGGTGTAAATCCGGCCGATCGTTTTTTGGCTTGGAGGGGTTGCCGATGCACGTCCGCCCTTCACCACTCGCCGGTGCGACTGAACTCGACCTGGGTGTTCTCGCGGAAAGCTTTTCCAGCGGCCGCGATCTGAGTGATCATTTGGTCCGGGGACAGGCCGCTCGTGTTCCGCGCCGCGGCTATGACGGTCCGGCATTCATTGGAGTCCATGAACCGCGCGGCTCGGAGCAGATGCTTTTCCTCGCCCGGTGGGATCGCCAGGAAACCGTGCTTGTCGGCATGGATAAGCTGGCCGGGCTGGATCCTCTGGCCGAAGACCTCCACCGGTTCTCCCCAGATATACGGGCAGGCATAGGCGTGTCCCACGGCCAGCCGGCGGGCGAGCGCTTTAAAGCCAGCGTTGGTCATCTCGTCCAGATCGCGGATTGCGCCATCGGTGATGGTCCCCACGCAGCCCAGCGCCCGATGCGTGTTGCTGGTCACCTCGCCCCAAAAAGAACCGACGACTCGGGGTTTGTCCAGATCCTGGACCACCACGATTTTTGGGCCGGGCTGGTTGGCAATGTAGAGGTAGTAGTCGACCCACGCGTTTGGGTGGGTTTTGGGGTGGCCCGGATTGCTAAGCTCGACCTTCAGGGTGACAGCATACCCCACCATGGGCCCCATTTGCGGCATGAAGTCGCGGGTCTCTTCCAAATTGAATCCAGCGCGCGACCGATCATGCGACGTCAATTGCTCCCACCCATTGTAGACGGTGGGGGTGTTCCACCGTTTCAGCTCGAGAAGTTCGCTGTGGGGGAGAGGTTTAGTGGTGGTGGTCGTGGGCATGGGGAGAGTTCAGCTCAGGTTGGGCTGCACATCAATTCTGATTTTCGGCTGGGAGCCGAAGGGGGGGCTGACAGCGGGTGAGATCTGAGCGTCTCTGCGGGGGGCTAAACACAGGTCGAGGATGCCGCGAACAAGGTTGCCCTATCCAATGATTTTTGTTTCAGTAATGATATTCCCATGAACTTTGTAACCCGCAGTTCTTCCCAACCGGTGGTTTCCCTCGGATTGCTCCTGGTTTTCACGGCGCTGCTCGCCACTTCTAGTCAGGGACAGTTGCTGGATGCCTGGCGCGCGGACGACCTGAACAATTTCGACGAAGGGGATGCCATCGGCACCTGGACTAGTTCGGCCAACCGAAATGCTCTGGCCGTCTCCGGAGCGCAACCGATTCTGCGAAAAGGGGCCACCCCCGGAGGAAGTTCGGTGCTCCGCTTCGATCGACATTGGATGACGGTGGATAGCAGCCCGGTGGCGGGGTTGAAGGCTTTCTCCATCGCCTTGGTTTTCAAGGCCTCGGCCGTCGGGACCAACACCAGCACGCATTGGTACGGAAAGTCGGGCATCGTCGATGCCGAACAGGGAGGCATCACGGCGGACTGGGGGCTGGTCATCGACGAACGTGGTCGACTCGCCTTTGGATCCGGACAGCCGGATGTCACTACGACTGTCACCGGAAATTCCTTGGTCGATAGTAATTATCACATCGCGGTCATCACTTGGGGCGGTGGAGCCCAGGCGCTGTATCTGGAGGACCGTCCGGTGGCCCGAAGGACCACCGGGTTGTCGGTGTTGGCTCGGAACTCGGGAGGATTCTCGTTGGGGGCCATCCATACCAGCGACGCCGCGCTGGGACGGCGCTTCGTGGGAGATTTAGCAGAGGTTCGATTCTATGGCTCCTCCTTGAATCCCGCTGAGGCGACCAATGTCATTCGCGAGCTGAAGTCCGCTCACCTGGATGCCAATCTGCCCGGCATTCGACTCTTTACCGCTTCCACGAACACGATTTACGTGGGCGATTCGGTGAGACTCACGTGGGCGGTGACCAACTTTACCAGCCTGGGACTCGACCCCGGCGACGGTGCGATCCTTGGGGCCGAGGGGAGCAGGGTAGTGACGCCGACGCAAACCACCACCTACCTGCTTTCCGCGACCAACGCCTTCGGCGTTCGGACGGCCTCAGTCACCGTGTTTGTCGATCCCGGGATCCCGACGGCGTTTCCGCAGTCGGTGGCGACCATTCGGAACAGCCCCCGGGACATTCAACTCTCCGGCAGTGATCCCAATGGTGGAACCCTGAGTTATGCGCTGGAGCGGCCTCCGGGCCATGGCACGCTGTCCGGTGTACCTCCCGTGCTCACCTACCATCCGAGTCCGGACTTCG is a window from the Verrucomicrobiales bacterium genome containing:
- a CDS encoding RraA family protein codes for the protein MPTTTTTKPLPHSELLELKRWNTPTVYNGWEQLTSHDRSRAGFNLEETRDFMPQMGPMVGYAVTLKVELSNPGHPKTHPNAWVDYYLYIANQPGPKIVVVQDLDKPRVVGSFWGEVTSNTHRALGCVGTITDGAIRDLDEMTNAGFKALARRLAVGHAYACPYIWGEPVEVFGQRIQPGQLIHADKHGFLAIPPGEEKHLLRAARFMDSNECRTVIAAARNTSGLSPDQMITQIAAAGKAFRENTQVEFSRTGEW